The window CTCGCCCGCCACGCCGGCGTCGAACACGACCTGACGGTGGCCACCACGGCGTTCGTGGCGGGCGACGAGAGCGCCGACTTCCGCGCCCTGGCGGCCGCCGCGGACGCCGACGTCCGGGTCTCGGACCCCTCGTTCGACGGGCGCGACCACCCCGCGATGCGGGCCTACGCCGACGGCGAAGCGAAGGAGGGCGTCGGGATGGGCGGCGCGCTGGCCCTCGCGGCCGATGCCGGAGTCGGAACAGGAGCCGTCCACGAGCAGATACGGGCCGTCTACGACCGACTGCTGGCCGGGACCGAGCGAGAGCCCACGGCCGGGGGCGAGCGCTGATGCGGGGCCTGGTGCTCGGCGGCACCGCCTCGGGCGTCGGCAAGACGGTCGCCACGCTGGCCGTCTGCCGCGCCCTCGAAGCCGAGGACGTGGATGTTCGCGCGGGCAAGGCCGGCCCGGATTTCATCGACCCGAGCCACCACCGCGCGGTCACCGGCCATCCATCGCGGACGCTGGACCCGTGGCTGGAGGGCGCGGACGGCGTCCGCCGCAACTTCCACCGCGACGCGGGCGAGTTCCGCGTCGTCGAGGGCGTGATGGGGCTGTACGACGGCACCGTCTCCTCGACGGCGGACGTGGCTGCGGCACTGGACCTGCCGGTCGTGCTCGTGGTCGATGCGGCGGCGGGGATGGAGAGCGTCGCTGCGACGGCACTGGGCTTCCGCGAGTACGCCGCCGAGGCCGGCCACGACATCGACGTGGTCGGCGTCCTCGCACAGCAGGCCCACGGCGGCCGCCACGCGGACGGAATCCGCGAGGCGCTCCCGGACGGCCTGACCTGGTTCGGCCGGGTGCCGCCGAACGGCGACCTCGAAATCCCCGAGCGCCACCTCGGCCTCCACATGGGCGCGGAGGACCCGCTCCCGGACGATGCGCTCGACGCGGCCGCCGAACACGTGCGGGCCGACCGGCTGCTCGCCGCCGCGCGCGAGGCCCGACAGCCCGACGAACCGGCACCCGAGCACTCCTGGACGGGCGCCCGGGTCGCGGTCGCGCGGGACGCCGCGTTCCGCTTCTGTTACCCCGCGACCCGCGAGCGCCTCCGGTCCCGCGCGGACGTGACGACGTTCTCGCCGGTCGCGGGCGACCCCGTCCCCGACTGCGACGGGGTCTACCTCCCCGGCGGCTACCCTGAACTCCACGCCCCCGCTCTCGCGTCGTCCGGAACGCTCGACGACCTCGGCGAGCGCGCGGCCGACGGCCTCCCCGTTCTCGGGGAGTGTGGCGGCCTGATGGCGCTGGCGGAGTCGCTGGAGACCGACGACGGGACCCACGCGATGGCGGGCGTCCTCCCCGCCGAGGTACGAATGTGTGACCGTTACCAGGCGCTCGACCACGTCGAGCTGCGGGCCCGCGACGGGACGCTCACCGCACCCGCCGGAGCGACCGTGCACGGCCACGAGTTCCACTACTCCGAGGCGACGCTCGGTCGGGACGCCCGGTTCGCGTTCGACGTGGTCCGCGGCGACGGCCTCGACGGTGGCCACGACGGCCTGACCGAACACCGGACGCTCGGGACGTACGCCCACGTCCACGCGTCGAGCGGCGCGTTCGACCGGTTCGTGGAGGGCCTCTGAGCGATGAGTGGCGCGAGCGACCCGGATGGGCCCGACGCCCCGACCCTGCTCGTCGCCGGCACGGCCAGCCACGTCGGCAAGTCGACGGTCGTCGCGGGGCTCTGCCGGGCACTCGCCGATGCCGGCGTCGACGTCGCGCCGTTCAAGGCCCAGAACATGAGCAACAACGCCCACGTCGCGCTGCGGCCGGCGGCGGTTCGGGGTGACGACGGGGCGGCCGACCGAGCGGGCGACGGGACGACGAACGGCCGGGTGGACGAAGAAGCGACGGACGACGACCCCGAGCGTGGCGCGAGCGGCCAGTGGGGGGAGATCGGCGTCTCCCAGCACACGCAGGCCCGGGGCGCCCGCGTCGCGCCGACGACGGACCTGAATCCGGTGCTGCTGAAGCCCCGCGGCGACGGCGAGAGCCAGGTCGTCGTCGACGGCGTCGCCGTCGGCCACTACAGCGCCGGAACGTACTACGACGACCACTGGGAGGAGGCCCGCGACGCGGCGGTCGCGGCCCACCGGCGGCTCGCCGCCAAGCACGACATCGTGGTCGCGGAGGGTGCCGGCAGCATCGCCGAGATCAACCTCCACGACCGCGACCTCGCCAACATCGAGACCGCACGCTTCGCCGACGCGTCGGTCCTGCTCGTCGCGGACATCGAGCGCGGCGGCGTGTTCGCCTCGCTCGTCGGGACGCTGGAGTTGCTCCCCGACGATGTCCGGGAACGGGTGGTCGGCGTCGTCGTCAACAAGTTCCGCGGCGACCGCTCGCTGCTCGCGCCGGGGCTCGATGCCTTCGAGGACCGCACCGGCGTCACCGTCCTCGGTGTCCTCCCGTACGAGGACCCGGGGCTGCCGGACGAGGACAGCCTCTCGCTCCCCGCCCGCGGCGAGCGGGCGGTCAGGGGCGCCGACGACGGCGTGCCCGACGAGGCGGCCGTGACGGTCGCCGTCGTCCGGCTCCCGCGCGTCTCCAACGCCACCGACGCCGACCCGCTGGCGCGGGTGCCGGGCGTCCGGGTCGCGTTCCGGCCGCCGGACGCGTCGCTGGCCGACGCCGACGCGGTCGTCCTCCCCGGGACGAAGAACGCCGTCGACGACCTGCTCGCGTGTCGTGAGGCGGGCCTCGGCGACGAGTTGCGGGCGTTCGATGGCCCCATCGTCGGCATCTGCGGCGGCTACCAGCTGCTGGGCGAGCGACTCGAACGGGTCGAGCACGAGAGCACGCGTACCGAGGGGTGTGTCGCGGGGTTCGGCCTCCTGTCCGCCGTCACACGGTTCGCACCGACCAAGCGGGTCACCCGGGCCGACCACACGATGACACCCGCCGGGCCGCTGGCCGACGTGGTGGCCGCCGCCGACACCGCCGGAGCGACGGCCGGGGACGATACTGGGGCCCCGACGGTCACCGGCTACGAGATCCACGCCGGGACGACGACGGCCACGGGCCCGGTCGCCCGACCGCTTGGACCGGACAGTGCCGCCGAGGGGTCCGTTCTCGGCACGTACTGTCACGGGCTGTTCCGGTCGCCCGCAGTCCGTCGGGCGTTCCTGACCCCGCTGTTCGACGGCGACCCCCCCTCGGCGACGGCGGCTGGCTCGCCCCTGGACGACGCGGCGGCGCTGGTCCGCTCGGGCATCGACCTCTGTGCGGTGCCGGCGCTCGACGAGTCACTGCCAGCATCGGGCCCGTAGCCGACACGACGGCCGGCGCTGGCACCAGCCTTAACCCCGCCCACGGAGAGGTGAGAGTATGCGAGCGGAGGACCGGAGCTGGGGCGTCAAGCTCCTGATGGTCATCGTACTGGCCGCAGTCGCGTGGCTCGGCGGCGGCGCGGTCAGAGCGGGCCTCCTGTTCCTGGGGAACGACGCCGACTTCGCCAGCGACGTGGGTGCCATGTCCGCGGTCGCGCTGTTCCTCCTGCTGGTGCTCGGCTACTGGCTCTACGACTACGTCCCCTGGTCGCAGGGCGAGCCCCGGAGCGGCCGGACCCGGTGAGGTCGTCAGAACAGCCGTAGCGCCGGCGCCACGCAGTTCTCGCGCACCACCGCGCGGTCGTCCCTGTCCCTCCTCCGCCCGAGTGCCGTGTCGCCGTACCGCCCACAGTCTGCCCCGAGGAGCACCGCGACGGCGTCAGTCATCCGCACCTCTCGGAGCGCGGCGACCAGCCATCGTCGGGTCCGTCGATGCCGTCCCCACGCGCTCGCCGCCGCGGTCGACGAACGCCGCGATGCGGCGCAGGTCCTGTTCGGAGACCATACGCCCGCTCCGGCGACCCGACGGAGAACGGTTGCTATGAGCGGTACGGACCGCGCTATATCCCTCGGGACCGGTCGACAGCGGCGATGGGCGGGCGCAGTGGCGACCCAGTTGGCGGGAAGTTCCGGCATGACGGGCGACCCGCCGGAAACTAATTGCGCCTCCTGCCCGTAGGGTCCCCG of the Haloglomus salinum genome contains:
- a CDS encoding cobyric acid synthase; this translates as MSGASDPDGPDAPTLLVAGTASHVGKSTVVAGLCRALADAGVDVAPFKAQNMSNNAHVALRPAAVRGDDGAADRAGDGTTNGRVDEEATDDDPERGASGQWGEIGVSQHTQARGARVAPTTDLNPVLLKPRGDGESQVVVDGVAVGHYSAGTYYDDHWEEARDAAVAAHRRLAAKHDIVVAEGAGSIAEINLHDRDLANIETARFADASVLLVADIERGGVFASLVGTLELLPDDVRERVVGVVVNKFRGDRSLLAPGLDAFEDRTGVTVLGVLPYEDPGLPDEDSLSLPARGERAVRGADDGVPDEAAVTVAVVRLPRVSNATDADPLARVPGVRVAFRPPDASLADADAVVLPGTKNAVDDLLACREAGLGDELRAFDGPIVGICGGYQLLGERLERVEHESTRTEGCVAGFGLLSAVTRFAPTKRVTRADHTMTPAGPLADVVAAADTAGATAGDDTGAPTVTGYEIHAGTTTATGPVARPLGPDSAAEGSVLGTYCHGLFRSPAVRRAFLTPLFDGDPPSATAAGSPLDDAAALVRSGIDLCAVPALDESLPASGP
- a CDS encoding cobyrinic acid a,c-diamide synthase, giving the protein MRGLVLGGTASGVGKTVATLAVCRALEAEDVDVRAGKAGPDFIDPSHHRAVTGHPSRTLDPWLEGADGVRRNFHRDAGEFRVVEGVMGLYDGTVSSTADVAAALDLPVVLVVDAAAGMESVAATALGFREYAAEAGHDIDVVGVLAQQAHGGRHADGIREALPDGLTWFGRVPPNGDLEIPERHLGLHMGAEDPLPDDALDAAAEHVRADRLLAAAREARQPDEPAPEHSWTGARVAVARDAAFRFCYPATRERLRSRADVTTFSPVAGDPVPDCDGVYLPGGYPELHAPALASSGTLDDLGERAADGLPVLGECGGLMALAESLETDDGTHAMAGVLPAEVRMCDRYQALDHVELRARDGTLTAPAGATVHGHEFHYSEATLGRDARFAFDVVRGDGLDGGHDGLTEHRTLGTYAHVHASSGAFDRFVEGL